The region TGGTGCGGTTTTGTTGGTAATATCCAATCCGGTGTCCAATCTTCTATGCTCTATAGTCTGGCCAACAGGATCATCCTGGTCCATAACTTCTTTTACAGAGCGTATCATATCGTCTACCTTGGCATTGTTTACTACCAATCTATCACGCATAGCCTGGTCTCCTTCGCCAAAAGCGTCAAGATCTTTTTTGTTAGCGGCTACTATTTCTTCACGTCTTTTATCCAGAATATTAATCATGGATTGCAAAACGTTATTTTTGGTTTTAGAATCTAATAATTTCATTACTCGATTTATTTTTAGTTTGATTAAACTTCAATTTTTGTCTTTCTCTATGCAGTAAACTTTGTACCTACTGGTTTACCGGCTACGATATCCAGAATTACATTTTTCTGCTTACCGTTTGCGATGTACGTGGTGATGTTTTTAGCAGCGGTACTTTTGGCAATCTTAATTTTAGATTCCATACCGCCACGGCCTTCGCCTTCACCTTTTCCAGATTCCTGAACATATTTTTCAACATTTTCATCAACCTGTACTTTATTAAGTTTTTCTGATTCATCATCTCCTGGGTGACCGGTGTAAAGACCATCGGTATCACTCAAAATAATAAGCGAATCCGCATTAATTAATTCGGCTACAAGACTTGCCAGTTCATCGTTATCAGAGAACATAGACATTGTTACCGAAACTGCATCATCTTCATTAGCAATTGGGATAATACCTTCAGATAATAAAGATTCGTAGCAGTTAATCATATTTTCGCGGTGAATTCCCGGGCTAAAATCTCTTTTAGTGGCCAACACCTGTGCGCAGCGCATTCCAAAATCGTGAAAAATACTATAATAATGGCGCATCATACGTGGTTGTCCCACTGCCGAAAATACCTGTCTTCTTTTTGAGGCATCTTCAATATCTACATCTCCAAGAACTTCTTTTCCGGCAATTGCAGATCCTGATGATACGAGAACTACCATTACATCCTCTTCATATAGTGTAGCTATTTGTTCTACAAGATGTTTTAGTACAGGACCTAAAATCCTGTTATCTTTATTGGTCATTACATTGGTCCCGACCTTAACTACGATTCTCTTTTTTTCCATTTTATAAAGTTATATTTAAACTTCCTTTTTTAGATTTAGATTACTCTTTTCCCAGTTCTACAGCTCTGTCAAATGCCGCGTAAGCCGCATCTTTAATCAATTCTTCAACGTTATTTTCGTCCATAGAATCTAAAGCTGCACGGGTTGTCCCTCCTTTAGAAGCAACGCGCTCCATCCATGTGCTGGCCGAAAGATCTGATTCATTAAAAAGTTTTACAGCACCTTCAAATGTTTGGCTAACCAATACTTTTGAATCGTTTTTTGAAAAGCCCATTTTTAATGCTGCTTCCATCATAGAGTTCATAAAATAGAATACATATGCCGGCCCGCTTCCAGAAATTCCTGTAGAAGCATCTATAAATTTTTCTGTTTCTACATGAATTGAAGCTCCTGTAGTGTCTAATAAATTTCTAACCATAAGAAGCTCAACTCTCGATATTTCTTTGGATTCGGTAAAAGAAGTTACTCCTTTTCCTACCTGTGCAGGAAGGTTGGGCATAGAACGAACTACTTTTTTAACGTCCAAACCTAGTTGTATTTTTTCTATAGTAATACCGGCCATTAAAGAGACAAATATTTGCTGGTCGTTTACTAAAGGTTTAATTTCTTCAAATAAAGAATCACAGTGATATGGTTTTACAGCAAGGAATACGATGTCTGCCTTGGGTAGGCATTCTTCAATATCATCGTATACATCAAAATGGTCTACTTTACTAAGTGTAGTAATTACTTCAGCCGATTTATCAAAAATCATAAGATTTCGGTGATTAAGTAAACTAGACTTCGCCATTCCTTCGGCGTAAGTAAGTCCCATATTTCCTGCTCCAATTACTAATACTTTCATTATTTATTTTTTGGTTAATTAATTTATTTCAACTTTTGGACAATCACATCCGGGCCATTAAGAACAAAGACCATGCAATGTTTCCCAACAAATACATACTTGCCGGCCAAAAGCCAGGATTAAATTAATTTATTTTGATCGTAACTAATAAAATATAAGGTTAAACTAATCTAAAAACAGTTGTTGCCAGAGGTTTTGAAATAAATTTCCATCGCGCTTAGGCCTTATAATTAGGTAGATTGAAGCGCTTTCTTTATTAGCTTTTGAGATAATAAAAAATATGAAAAACGTTAAGAATCCTTCAATACACGCACTTTTGCCAGCGGCTTTTACCGAAAATGGAATAAAACGTAATTTTTTCTTTAAATTTTATTCCATTAGAAAACTGCCATTTTACTGCCATTATTGCAGAAAAAGTGTGCTAAATTGAACGAAAAGGTTTTCGTTAGCTAATTGCGAATTTATAGCTCTAAATTTATCACATCATTAATCGCGGGAATGCTAACTGGGTAATTATAACGATCTTTTATTTTGACCCTTAATGAATCTAAGGCAGTAGGTTCACCGTGAATTAAAAATACCTTTTCAGGAATATTTTTTATTTCTGAAATCCAATTCAGCAACTCCTGCTGATCGGCATGGGCAGAGAGGCTTTCTATTTTTAGTATTTTAGCCTTTACCGGGCAATACTTTCCGAAGATTTTTACTTCTGAAGCTCCGTTTTCAAGTTGCCTTCCTCTTGTTCCTTCGGCCTGGTATCCTGCCAATAAAACAGTAGTTTCGGGTTTATCTATTAAATAACGCAAATAGGTGAGTACGCGACCGCCGGTAACCATTCCACTGCCCGCAATTACAACTTTAGACCTGTTTTCATCTATAGTTTTCCAGGTATCGCGGTATGAAGTGATAATATTGAAATAGGAAAGCATTTTTCTAAATTCATCTGGCTCTACTTTATGCCACTTGCTAAAACCTTCAAATAAATCCAGGACTTCATTGCCCATAGGACTATCTATGTAAATAGGGATTTCCGGGATTTTATTTGTTTTAATTAAAAGGTAAAGTTTGTACATAATTCCCTGTAAACGCTCTACGGCAAAACTTGGAATAATAAGATTTCCTTTTTTGTTGATGGTTTCCTTAATGGTTTCAGTTAGAATTTTATCTGAATCATCTTCGGGATGAAGCCGGTCGCCATAGGTACTTTCTAAAAACAAGTAATCTGCCCGTTCAGGTTTATTGGGTGCTTCCAAAAGCACATCTTTTTCCCGCCCAATATCTCCTGAAAACACAAAACGTTTATCGAAAATCTCAAATTCAATAAAAGTTGAACCTAAAATATGGCCGTTGGTTTGATAACGATATTTTATATTTTCTGAAATTCTATACCACTCATTCAGTTCTATACTTTTAAATAAACCTATAGTTTTTTCGGCATCACTGGTGGTATATAGAGGCAAGGCCGGTTGGTGTTTACTATATTCTTCTTTATTGGCTCTTTCTGCATCTTCTTCCTGGATTTTCGCACTGTCTTTTAAAATTACCCCAGCAATTCCTAAAGTTGGAGGTGTACCAAGAATAGGATTTTTATAACCCTGTTTTACTAATCGTGGGAGATATCCCGTGTGATCCAGGTGACCGTGAGTAAGCAATATCAAATCTATATTTGCAGGATCAAAAGGAAAATCTTTCCAATTGAGTTCCCGTAAACTTTTAACTCCCTGGAATAGTCCGCAATCTATTAAGAAATTTAGTTCTGGGGTTTCTATTAGAAATTTTGATCCGGTAACCGTTCCTGAACCTCCCAGAAAATGAATTTTGACTTGCTTTTTCATAATTTTTAATGTTTGCAGAGATCTTTCATTTCTTCAAGTATTCTCTTTTTTCGCGGATTATTAATTCCTAAATGGTCAAGGTAAAACGTATCGTTTATTAGTTCCTGGCACAAAACTACGTCCCGACTTAATAAAAAATTTTTTTCTCTTTCTGAAAGTAAGGTTGAAACCGTAATAGGGTATAAGCCTAATTGGTCTATTCTATCTTTAAGCCCTTCGTCTTTAGGATAATCCCAGCTAAGTAATTTTAGATTGGCACATTTGGCATATTTTACCGCATCTGAGGTAAACCTTGTATTGGTAACCACCCAACCTTCTTCAAAATCCAGTTTATTTTCTCCATTACTTCTGAAATTTTTTATATCCCGAAACCTGGAGTCTATATAAAGCGGAATTTTTACATCACAATTTTTACCTGCATTATGAAATTTACATTCTATTAAAACAAGTTTTGAATCTGTTTTTGCCTCTACATCAATTTCGTGGGTAACGCATTTTCCCTGGTAGATTTTCCCGGTTTGGGTTTTATAACCACTATGAGTTAAAAGTGCGGCAATAAATTTTTCGAATGGGAAGCCGGTTGGCCCCAATTCGTAAATAGCGGTTTTTAATTTATACTTTGAAGCACTGGTTTTATTGCCTTTTTTAAGTAAATTAAAAGCACGATTATAAATTTCTTTGGTAGTGATACCTTCATAAAGTTCGGCTTTTAACTTTTCAATGGTATTTTGAATCAGTTCTTCATTGGCGCCAGACCTCCTTAAAGATTCTGCAACTCTTTCAATAGAAAAGTTAGCTTTTTCACCAGAAGCTTTTATAATTTTTAGGTTGGAGATATCCATTTTAGTAGGTTTTTCCAGGATTAATAGTTTTCAATATTATAAATCTGAAGGCATAAAAAGCATAGGAATTTGGGGTTTCTTTCCTAATTCTTTAAGTAAGGATTTTGAAAAAAGATTTTCGAAAAAACCTCTTTTTTTATGGTTTAAAACCAACACATCACTATTTCTGCTTTCAATGAAACTATGAATTCCTTTGGTGACTTTAATATTTGTTAGCGTGTGGAAACTGTGAGAAACCTCCTTAAAATAATCGTGTAATTCTTCTTTTGTATTTTTCTGTTCTTCAGTTAGGTTCTCGGTGTCCTGAATATAAAGAATTCTAATACTGGCTTTAAATTTCTTAGCCATATCTATTAAAAAGTTTATTTCATAATCTGAAAACGATTTATCGTATCGAGTGGCCAGCACCAGCTCTTTTTTTACTTCTGGCACATAAACACAATTATCTGGTATAAGTAAAACCGGCATATGATCTACCGATTCTATTACGTTCATACTATTGGTACCAAAAATACGGTCGTCTGGTTCGGTTTCACCTTTAGTTCCCATGATTATGAGATCAAAGATTATTTCTTTTTGTATTTCAATAACAGCATCGTCTAACCAGGATTCTATAATTATAGATTTAAACCTATGATTTTGGTTCTTGTTAATTATAGCCACCTCTTTTAGTAGCTTTTTCATCGAGATTTCATTTTCGCTTTTAGCCTGGGCTAAACTATTTCCATTAATATCTGGAGTATAAAATTCTGGTTTGCAGGCATTCAAAAAATAAAAATTACAAAGCTCATTTTGAAATAGACTAAAGGCATAGACAGTAGCTTTCCAGGCGTTAGCCGAAAAATCGGTGGGGATGAGTATATTTTTCATAACTAATTGAATTTTCCTGATTGGATGACCATAAAGGGCACCTTAATATGAAAACCTATTTTATTTACGACGGGCCTAAATAGGAGGTTTTCAAAGAAGCTACGTTTGTTATTTACCATGAATAGTAAATCTACTTCATTTTGTTCCTGGTATTTTTTTATGGCTTTGGGTACACTTTTGTTTTCAATTGTATAAAATTGATGCGGAGTGTCTTCCAGAATTTTGCCGAGGTTTTTCTTATTTTTTTCCTGTTTTTCGTCCAGGTCTTTTCCAAAATAAACATGCAAAATATTAAACTTAGCCGTATGTTTTTCTCCCAAATTAAAAATTGGTTCCAGTTGTGCGGCAATAAAATCTAATTCAAAATCTGTAGGAAATAGAATGTTTACAGGAGGATGATATTCATAATCTGAAGGAATCATTAATAGGGGAGCTTTTAGCTTATTAATAGCATGCACACTATTGGTGCCTATTAGAATTTCCTCGGCACCGGTTGCGCCCTGGGTTCCCATAACCACCAGGTCTATTTCTTTAGATTTCACCTGTACTCTTATCTCATCTATTAAAAGATTGAAAGCTGAAATCTTCTCGAAATGATGATTTGGATTTTTGAAATCACGATTAATTTTTCGTTCTACTTTTCGCAATCCGGTAAGGGAATTTTTTTTATAAGCTTCAGCGAGATTAGGTTGCGTACTGTTGTATAAAATATATTCAGAATCATATAAAACCGGTGTATAAGTATTAAGAAGATAAAAAGTACATTCTTCATCTTTAAACGCTTTAATTGCATAAGCAATCGCATTATAAGCGTTTTCTGAAAAATCTGTGGGTAGGAGTATTTTTTTCATGATTTCTAAATTTTAAATGCTTTCCCTATTAAAATTTTGCAACGCAAGCAGGGGAACTTTTGGTTGTAAACCCACTTTATCGATGGTAGAAGTAAGGAGCATATCTTCTAAATAGGTGTGCCGGGAATTCACCATCACTAAAAGGTCTATTTTATTAGCTGCTATAAATTCTTCTATAGCTTTTTCCTTTTGTAATTCATCACTTTGGTGTTCTTCTAACCTTATATTGTAGAATTGCTGTTTCAAAAATTCCAGATTATCTTTTTGCCTGGCAGAAGTAGCCTTATGTTTAGATAAATACAGAAAATGAATAATAGATTTAAAATCGCGGGCAATTTCTCCAACAATTTTTAATTCCCTTTTTTGATACGGAATCAAAAAATTAGTTGGGAATAAGATGTTTTTTGGTTCCTGGTAATTAAAGTTCGCCGGAATAGCTAAAACCGGGCACTGCACATACTTTAGAACAAGTAAGGTATTGCTTCCAAAACCAAGATCCCTATCGTTGGTGGCACCTCGAGTTCCCATGATAACGAGATCGGCATTTTCTGAATTTACCAGGCTGTTTACTTCATCTACCAGGTCGCCAAACGCAGCTATAGATCTAACACTATGCCTGGGATTGCAAAATTCGTCGTGAACTTTAGAGCTAATTTCCTTCAGGACCATTTCTGCCTTTGCTCTGGTAACCGCTTTAAGCTCATCTATTAATTCTTTACTTAGCAGGTTTTCATCGGTATAAACCTTATCTGCATAAGTATTTAAAAGAATTATTTCGCTCTTCTCATACTTAAAAAGCTGGCAGGCAAATCGCAATGCGTTATAGGCATTTTCTGAAAAATCGGTGGGTAAGATTATCTTTCTCATCTTCTAAAACTTTGAATCTTAAAGTTAAGAGAACAGCTAAGTTTAAACTATGAGGAAAATCAGTTTGTACTTGAATTTTAAGCTTTTACAGTTGAAAGATAGCTTTGACTTAATATGACAGGTATCATATTTATTATCAATGCTTAGGGGTATATTTAGAGGTAATTTTAAAACTCTAACTTATGAAAAATCTAATAATAGGAATCTTACTAAGTATTCCGTTTGTGCTATTTGCACAAGAGACAAAAGAATTTGATTTTGTATCCAATCAGGAAGATGGATTTAGCACCGTTAGGCAAGGTGGTAATTGGGGTTTTATAAATACCAGCGGCGAGCTGTTATTTGAACTTAGAAACGATCTTGTTACAACCGACAATCCTAAAAGTGGTAAGATTGGAGTGGCGGGAATAAAATACCCGCAATTAAAAGATGAACGGGCCATTATTAGCAAAAAGAAAGATGGCGTTAATTATTATGGTTTTATAAATACTGAAGGAAAAACAGTTATTGAACCTGAATTTTTAAATGTGAGTAACTTCTCTAACGGAAAAGCCCTTGCTTTAAAACTCGAAGAAGAGAGACTTGGTAAAAATCAACTTTTGGGAAAAGGGGTAATTTCTTATAAGTATGATGTAGTTCTTATAGATAAAGCCGGGGAAGTAGTAACATATTTAGAAGGGCCTTTTCCGGTTGCGGTTTCTAAGAAAAAATTAAGAGAGGCTCCTGCAATTAATGCAAAATGGCTGGGAGAAAAAGTGGTTAGTGTAAAGGGGCCTAATGGGAAATGGAAAATTCATAAGCTTTAAAACAAAAAATGCTGTCCCGGAATTTTCGGGACAGCAGCAAGTTCAATTTCAAACTCGTTTTCTTTTTCCTTTTTACTTAATGCTGGGAATAGATCTTTATCAAAATCTCCATTAAAAAAACGAGTTAGATTAAAGATTACTCCAATCCATTAAATTACGAATTGTATATCCGTATAGTGTCCTAATTATAAAGTTTAGCTTTATACGTCACGTCGAGCGCAGTCGAGACGTTTTTGTTAGACCTTTCGACTGCGCTCAAGGTGACAAAAACAAACTTAGGATTGTTTACGGACAATCATTAATTACGATCTAAAAAATATATTTAATGAAATGAAAATCGGTTGTTTAATAAATTTCAAAATAATAGGGAAGGTCTTAAAAGACAGAAACAGGAGACCATTGCCTCCTGTTTCTTAAGAAGATATTAAGTTTACTCTTTAACACTGTTTTGATATCAGTGATCTTACACGAAGTAAAATTTGTATATCAGGTTAAAAAATACCTTTGATATCTTCTAATTTGATTTACAACTCTAAGAGTTAGGAAAAACAAATTATTTTATATGGATAAATTTCCTGCTTAAAAATAGAATAAAACATCCTTCAAAAAAATGATAAATGTCAGAAAATCAATATTTAACAAAAAATTAGGTTTATGTGATTTCCTGTAATTTGTCCGGTTTCAGGATGTTTATTTTTTTTCCTTTTATAGCAATAATTCCTTCTTTTTTAAGACTGGAAAGGCTACGAATAAAACTTTCAGTAGAAATGCCGGCCATACTGGCTAAATCGGTCCTGGAGATATTGAGCCCTTTAAATTCGGGGTTTTCCAATTCGCTGGCAAATTGAAGAATAGTGTTAGAAGTTTTCTTTAATACCGAAGCATAAGCCATTTCCAAAAGTTGTGATTTTAGAGTCAAAACGGTATCGGCTAAATATTGGGCAAGATCCAGGTTTAATTCCTGGTTTTCCTGGAGTATTTCCCTGAATTCTGTATGCAAAATTCTATAAAATTTAGAGGGTTCTAAGCTAGTTGCCATTTCGGTAGTAAGCGGGTTTTCATGAAAACCATATAAACCCAGCAAATCATTTTTACGGTAAATCCCTGTAATTAATTCTTTTCCCAATTGATCCATTCGGGAAGTTTTAATCAAACCCTGCTTAATTAAATAGATGAAACTGGAATGCCGGTTTTCCCGAAATAAAATTTTATGCTTATCCAAACTTATGAGTTCCCCCTTTTTTTCCATAAAACTTTTTAAGGCTTCAATATCTGGAACCGCGGTTTTTTTAACCTTTTTAGTTCCTTTAAAATTCTTACTTTCAGCATTTGTTAGTGAAACTATTTTTTGCCATAGCTCCTCCTGGGAATGGGAGTTTGGTAAGAATTTATGTTTAGTATAAAGTGGTTTTTGGGTTTCAATTTTATCTTCAGCAACAATAGAAAGTATAGGAAACTTTAAAAGCGCAGGATTTTCACGAAAAATTTTAGAAGAAATTGGTGTTTTTTTATCCCAGATCAGTAAATCAGGTTTATGCTTTAAAAATAATTCCTGGAAGGTTTTTAGGGAATTTGAATAAATAAATTCATAATCCTGTTCTTCCCTGAATTCACCTGGTATACGATGACCGGAATTATTATCTGAAATATAAAGAATACACTTCATCCCTGGAGAGCTTAAATATTAATAATAAGTTAGCTGGGGATTGTTTGGCATTCCAATTGGGGGGAAGTAAGGGAGAAATGCTTTAAACAACATCTAAATATACAAAGTTATTTTTTATAATCTATAGCAGATTAATTCTATTTATATGATTGATTTTCAAACAATTATGTATTTTTAGTTTATCCCGAAAAAGAATGCTTCCGCTTAAAAACTGATTTTTATCATTTTTAGCTAAGTTTATGAGACTTATCTTTAAAGGGTAAAACTTTTATTATGAAACTCTCTAAAAAACAAGTCTTCACCGAAGGATTTTATCAGAATATCGGAATGCTTTTCTACGCTATTGCAGCCTCTGATAAAGTGGTGCAAGCTGAAGAAATTAAAACACTGAATGATCTGGTGCAAAAGAAATGGGTGCCAATTGATGATGCAACCGATGAATTTGGCACCGATGAAGCCTATAAAATTGAAATGATCTTTGACTGGCTGGAAGAAAATTCACCTGAAGCTGAATGGGCTTTTAACGAATTTAGGCAATACAAAAAAGACAATGAAAGATTGTTTACTTCGCAAATTAAGCAGTTAATATGGGAGACTGCCGATGCTATTGCAGCTTCGTTTGCCGGAAAAAACAAATCTGAACTCATTATGCTTTCAAAATTAAAAATATTACTTTCTTCCTAAAAGGAATAGAAAGTAACTAACCAAAATTTCTTCGTATATTTTAATGAAAATTAATAGATGAAAACACTTATTTGCCAAAGTTGTGGATGGCCTTTTACAAAAGCCACCGTAGGCACAAACCGAGATAAATCAGACAATACCGATTTCTGCCGGGATTGCTACCAGGATGGGGCTTTTACCGATAAATCACTTAATTTGCATCAATTAGAAGTGAAATTACTTGAAATGGCAGAAATGCACGAAGATATTAGTCTGGAAGAAGCGCAGCAACTCATAAAGAAACTGCCCGAGCTTAAAAGATGGCGAATGGACCATATTTAGCTATTCTATTTTGAAATCTACTCGATTTTAAAGAATAATTTTTTGCTTAATCCTAAATTTATGCATCTTTTTTATTGATTTTCTTTTTCCTCCCGGGCTTTTTGTCGTTCCAGTTTTCTAAAATATCCGCGGAATAAAATATTATGTTTTAAAGCTTCCATATTCTCATTAAAACGATGCGTGGCTTCCTCAATATTTTCCATACTTTGATCTAGATGATTCACGAAACTGCTGTCTTTTACCACATAATTAAGCGCTCCTTTTTCTGAATTTAGGCTATTTGAAAATTGTCCTAAATCGGCGCTAATTTCCTTTATTTGGGAAGATGTAGTTTCTAAATCTTTAATAATTGTGCTGAAACTTTTCTGTGCGCTAGAGTCACTAAGGAGTAAACCGGCCACGCTATTTTCGTAATCTACATTATTTAAAATACCATTTAGTTTTGCAAGTCCTGATTTTGCAGATTTGGTTGTTTCCTTCAAATTTTCAACGCTTTCCTGTACATTTTTAGCCAGGCTTTTATCTTTAAGTAAATCGC is a window of Salegentibacter salegens DNA encoding:
- the proB gene encoding glutamate 5-kinase — protein: MEKKRIVVKVGTNVMTNKDNRILGPVLKHLVEQIATLYEEDVMVVLVSSGSAIAGKEVLGDVDIEDASKRRQVFSAVGQPRMMRHYYSIFHDFGMRCAQVLATKRDFSPGIHRENMINCYESLLSEGIIPIANEDDAVSVTMSMFSDNDELASLVAELINADSLIILSDTDGLYTGHPGDDESEKLNKVQVDENVEKYVQESGKGEGEGRGGMESKIKIAKSTAAKNITTYIANGKQKNVILDIVAGKPVGTKFTA
- the proC gene encoding pyrroline-5-carboxylate reductase; this encodes MKVLVIGAGNMGLTYAEGMAKSSLLNHRNLMIFDKSAEVITTLSKVDHFDVYDDIEECLPKADIVFLAVKPYHCDSLFEEIKPLVNDQQIFVSLMAGITIEKIQLGLDVKKVVRSMPNLPAQVGKGVTSFTESKEISRVELLMVRNLLDTTGASIHVETEKFIDASTGISGSGPAYVFYFMNSMMEAALKMGFSKNDSKVLVSQTFEGAVKLFNESDLSASTWMERVASKGGTTRAALDSMDENNVEELIKDAAYAAFDRAVELGKE
- a CDS encoding MBL fold metallo-hydrolase RNA specificity domain-containing protein, producing the protein MKKQVKIHFLGGSGTVTGSKFLIETPELNFLIDCGLFQGVKSLRELNWKDFPFDPANIDLILLTHGHLDHTGYLPRLVKQGYKNPILGTPPTLGIAGVILKDSAKIQEEDAERANKEEYSKHQPALPLYTTSDAEKTIGLFKSIELNEWYRISENIKYRYQTNGHILGSTFIEFEIFDKRFVFSGDIGREKDVLLEAPNKPERADYLFLESTYGDRLHPEDDSDKILTETIKETINKKGNLIIPSFAVERLQGIMYKLYLLIKTNKIPEIPIYIDSPMGNEVLDLFEGFSKWHKVEPDEFRKMLSYFNIITSYRDTWKTIDENRSKVVIAGSGMVTGGRVLTYLRYLIDKPETTVLLAGYQAEGTRGRQLENGASEVKIFGKYCPVKAKILKIESLSAHADQQELLNWISEIKNIPEKVFLIHGEPTALDSLRVKIKDRYNYPVSIPAINDVINLEL
- a CDS encoding restriction endonuclease, which codes for MDISNLKIIKASGEKANFSIERVAESLRRSGANEELIQNTIEKLKAELYEGITTKEIYNRAFNLLKKGNKTSASKYKLKTAIYELGPTGFPFEKFIAALLTHSGYKTQTGKIYQGKCVTHEIDVEAKTDSKLVLIECKFHNAGKNCDVKIPLYIDSRFRDIKNFRSNGENKLDFEEGWVVTNTRFTSDAVKYAKCANLKLLSWDYPKDEGLKDRIDQLGLYPITVSTLLSEREKNFLLSRDVVLCQELINDTFYLDHLGINNPRKKRILEEMKDLCKH
- a CDS encoding universal stress protein — translated: MKNILIPTDFSANAWKATVYAFSLFQNELCNFYFLNACKPEFYTPDINGNSLAQAKSENEISMKKLLKEVAIINKNQNHRFKSIIIESWLDDAVIEIQKEIIFDLIIMGTKGETEPDDRIFGTNSMNVIESVDHMPVLLIPDNCVYVPEVKKELVLATRYDKSFSDYEINFLIDMAKKFKASIRILYIQDTENLTEEQKNTKEELHDYFKEVSHSFHTLTNIKVTKGIHSFIESRNSDVLVLNHKKRGFFENLFSKSLLKELGKKPQIPMLFMPSDL
- a CDS encoding universal stress protein, whose translation is MKKILLPTDFSENAYNAIAYAIKAFKDEECTFYLLNTYTPVLYDSEYILYNSTQPNLAEAYKKNSLTGLRKVERKINRDFKNPNHHFEKISAFNLLIDEIRVQVKSKEIDLVVMGTQGATGAEEILIGTNSVHAINKLKAPLLMIPSDYEYHPPVNILFPTDFELDFIAAQLEPIFNLGEKHTAKFNILHVYFGKDLDEKQEKNKKNLGKILEDTPHQFYTIENKSVPKAIKKYQEQNEVDLLFMVNNKRSFFENLLFRPVVNKIGFHIKVPFMVIQSGKFN
- a CDS encoding universal stress protein gives rise to the protein MRKIILPTDFSENAYNALRFACQLFKYEKSEIILLNTYADKVYTDENLLSKELIDELKAVTRAKAEMVLKEISSKVHDEFCNPRHSVRSIAAFGDLVDEVNSLVNSENADLVIMGTRGATNDRDLGFGSNTLLVLKYVQCPVLAIPANFNYQEPKNILFPTNFLIPYQKRELKIVGEIARDFKSIIHFLYLSKHKATSARQKDNLEFLKQQFYNIRLEEHQSDELQKEKAIEEFIAANKIDLLVMVNSRHTYLEDMLLTSTIDKVGLQPKVPLLALQNFNRESI
- a CDS encoding WG repeat-containing protein, translated to MKNLIIGILLSIPFVLFAQETKEFDFVSNQEDGFSTVRQGGNWGFINTSGELLFELRNDLVTTDNPKSGKIGVAGIKYPQLKDERAIISKKKDGVNYYGFINTEGKTVIEPEFLNVSNFSNGKALALKLEEERLGKNQLLGKGVISYKYDVVLIDKAGEVVTYLEGPFPVAVSKKKLREAPAINAKWLGEKVVSVKGPNGKWKIHKL
- a CDS encoding Crp/Fnr family transcriptional regulator, which gives rise to MKCILYISDNNSGHRIPGEFREEQDYEFIYSNSLKTFQELFLKHKPDLLIWDKKTPISSKIFRENPALLKFPILSIVAEDKIETQKPLYTKHKFLPNSHSQEELWQKIVSLTNAESKNFKGTKKVKKTAVPDIEALKSFMEKKGELISLDKHKILFRENRHSSFIYLIKQGLIKTSRMDQLGKELITGIYRKNDLLGLYGFHENPLTTEMATSLEPSKFYRILHTEFREILQENQELNLDLAQYLADTVLTLKSQLLEMAYASVLKKTSNTILQFASELENPEFKGLNISRTDLASMAGISTESFIRSLSSLKKEGIIAIKGKKINILKPDKLQEIT
- a CDS encoding zinc ribbon domain-containing protein, producing MKTLICQSCGWPFTKATVGTNRDKSDNTDFCRDCYQDGAFTDKSLNLHQLEVKLLEMAEMHEDISLEEAQQLIKKLPELKRWRMDHI